The genomic DNA TCGCGGGTGAGGTTGAAACGGAGGCCTATGTCTTCGAGGCTCAGGGCATGGTCTACGCCTATGCCGAAGAAATAGCAGATCACTTCTTTTTGTCTTTCGGTAAGGGAACGCAGGGAGCGTTCTATTTCGCGATGGAGGGATTCGTGGTATTCGAGCTTTTCATCGGTCCTGCTGGCGTTATGGTTTTCGAGCACGTCTACCAGGGTGATCTCTTCACCTTCTCCCAGCGGGGAATCCATGCTCACGTGGCGGCCGGCCATGTTCATGGTGGCGGCCACTTCTTCGAGCGACAGTTCCAGCAGTTCGGCAAGTTCTTCCTGGGTGGGCTCGCGTTCAAACTCCTGCTCGAGGAGCTGGTAGGCTTTATTGATACGGTTGGTAAGGCCTACTTTGTTCAGCGGGAGGCGAACAATACGGCTTTGCTCTGCAAGCGCCTGCAGAATACTCTGGCGGATCCACCATACGGCGTAAGAAATGAATTTGAAACCACGGGTTTCATCGAAACGCAGGGCTGCTTTTATAAGACCGAGGTTGCCTTCATTGATGAGATCGGGTAATGATAATCCCTGGCTTTGATATTGTTTGGCTACAGATACTACAAAGCGGAGATTTGCGCGTACGAGGCGGTCCAGCGAACGCTGGCATCCCTGCTTGATAGCAAGGGCTAATTGCACTTCTTCCTCAGGTGAAATAAGTTCTACTTTACCTATTTCCTGCAGGTATTTTTCCAGGCTCTGTGATTCACGATTGGTTATCGACTTCGTGATCTTTAGTTGGCGCATACTCATATCCGTAGCAGTTTTTTACATAAGAGTTAATAAACGCAGGGGAAGAATGCTGATTGAAAGCAATTTAACTTTTTTTTTGAATTTCACCAAAAAACTTTTCGTTATAATACGCTGTAAAACAGGCTTTTACAGAATTAGTATCCGTGCATATCTCCGAATACGCCTTTTAAGCCCCCATAAACTGAAAAATTATTTTGAGGCACTCAAATATTTGATATTATTGCAGCCCTTGAATGTTGAAGACTAAAAGAAGCGTAATGAGTAAAAAACAGATGTATACGTTGGAGTATCCCGTACGGTGTTCCCCCAGCATATTATATGAATTCCTTTCCACACCGGCGGGATTACAGGAGTGGTTTGCTGATAAGGTAGACGAACGCGATGGAGTGTTCAGCTTTTCGTGGAGTGGCGGCGTGCCTGATAAAGCAGAAATGCTGGAATCGGAACAAGATAAATATATTCGCTATCACTGGCTGCATACCGGCAAAGACGAGTATTTTGAATTCAGAATAGAAAAAGCCGAGATCACCAACCAAACGATCCTCGTGATCAAAGATTTTGCAGAAAAAGGCGATATCAAAGATCAAAGTCAATTGTGGGAATACCAGGTAAAAGACCTCTTTCACCGGTTAGGCAACTAGTAAACAACACAGCTTGATTAAAAAACTAGATAAACTGATTCTGAAGGCCTTCATAGGGCCTTTTTTTGCCACCTTCCTCATCTCCCTCTTCGTGCTGGTGATGCAGTTTTTCTGGCTTTATATCGATGACCTCGTAGGTAAGGGCCTCGATATCCTTACCATCTTCAAACTTATTGGTTACGTTGCCGCCTTTAACGTGTCTATGGCCCTCCCGCTGGCACTTTTGCTTTCGTCGATCATGACCTTCGGCAACCTCGGCGAGAGTTTTGAGCTGGTAGCGATTAAATCATCGGGCATCCCGCTTACCCGTTTTATGCGCCCGCTGTTCATTACGGCGGTGCTCCTGAGCGGCGTCGCCTTCCTGTTTGCGAATAATATCACTCCTGTCATCAACCTCAAGCTTAACGCCCTCAAATACGATATCATCGTTACCAAACCGGCATTCGATATCAAGGAAGGGGTTTTCTATAGCAAGATCGAAGGTTTCGTTATTAAAATAGGTAAAAAGGAAAAAGACGATTCCACCATCCGCAACGTGGTGATCTATGAAAAAGATTACCGCCTGCAGGATAAGATACTGGTAGCCGAAAGCGGCATCATGCGTGTTACGCCCGACAAACGTTTTCTTGAGTTCATCTTGCATAACGGCTGGCGCTACGAAGAAAACGGGCCCCGTTATACTACCAATACCGAAATGATCCGGCTGGGTTTCAAAGACTATAAAAAGGTAATGGACCTCAGCAGTTTTGCAATGAGCAGAACCGAGGATACCCTTTTTAAATACGATGCCAAAATGCTGAGCGTACGCCAGCTGAACCATGCGATCGACTCACTCAACAGATCTACCCGGATCTTTTACGACCGCAGCAGGCGCGAGATGGCGTCTTATCTGAGTTTCGTTCGCATGGCGGATAGTAACTGGACCAAATTCAAAGCCCCGCCTCCTAAAAAAGCCGTTGCATACGATTCATTGATGACCGATTCTGTCCGCCGTATCATCAACGAAAGGGCGCTTAACCAGGTCAACAATATCCGCAGCAATATAGACCAGGTAGCGGCAGATTACGACTCCCGCCAGCAGCTTATCCGCAAGCACTGGATAGAATGGAACCGTAAGTTCACCTTATCGGCAGGCTGCCTTGTATTATTCATGATCGGCGCCCCGCTGGGGTCTATCATCCGCAAGGGCGGCCTTGGGTCTCCTTTGATCTTTGCTATCATCTTCTTTGTTATTTTCTATATCCTCAACACCGTAGGTGAAAAATTCGCTAAAGAAGGCGTTACCAGTCCCGGTGGCGGCATGTGGTTGAGTACCTTTGTGCTTATTCCCATAGGCGTTTTCCTGACGATAAAGGCTATGAGCGACTCGCAGCTGTTTAACAAGGAGTTTTACTATCGTACTTTCAAGCATGTGCGGGCTTTTATCGAGAAACGGAGGAAGAAGAAAGAGCGTGTAGCAGGAGACGTTTAATAAAACAGTGACGACGTGGAACAGGCAAAACAAAATCTGAAAGTTCAGCAGGGTATTACCGTGCTTTCCATC from Filimonas effusa includes the following:
- a CDS encoding sigma-70 family RNA polymerase sigma factor; its protein translation is MSMRQLKITKSITNRESQSLEKYLQEIGKVELISPEEEVQLALAIKQGCQRSLDRLVRANLRFVVSVAKQYQSQGLSLPDLINEGNLGLIKAALRFDETRGFKFISYAVWWIRQSILQALAEQSRIVRLPLNKVGLTNRINKAYQLLEQEFEREPTQEELAELLELSLEEVAATMNMAGRHVSMDSPLGEGEEITLVDVLENHNASRTDEKLEYHESLHREIERSLRSLTERQKEVICYFFGIGVDHALSLEDIGLRFNLTRERVRQIKDSAITRLKTANRCKQLRVYLG
- a CDS encoding START-like domain-containing protein, with amino-acid sequence MSKKQMYTLEYPVRCSPSILYEFLSTPAGLQEWFADKVDERDGVFSFSWSGGVPDKAEMLESEQDKYIRYHWLHTGKDEYFEFRIEKAEITNQTILVIKDFAEKGDIKDQSQLWEYQVKDLFHRLGN
- a CDS encoding LptF/LptG family permease, coding for MIKKLDKLILKAFIGPFFATFLISLFVLVMQFFWLYIDDLVGKGLDILTIFKLIGYVAAFNVSMALPLALLLSSIMTFGNLGESFELVAIKSSGIPLTRFMRPLFITAVLLSGVAFLFANNITPVINLKLNALKYDIIVTKPAFDIKEGVFYSKIEGFVIKIGKKEKDDSTIRNVVIYEKDYRLQDKILVAESGIMRVTPDKRFLEFILHNGWRYEENGPRYTTNTEMIRLGFKDYKKVMDLSSFAMSRTEDTLFKYDAKMLSVRQLNHAIDSLNRSTRIFYDRSRREMASYLSFVRMADSNWTKFKAPPPKKAVAYDSLMTDSVRRIINERALNQVNNIRSNIDQVAADYDSRQQLIRKHWIEWNRKFTLSAGCLVLFMIGAPLGSIIRKGGLGSPLIFAIIFFVIFYILNTVGEKFAKEGVTSPGGGMWLSTFVLIPIGVFLTIKAMSDSQLFNKEFYYRTFKHVRAFIEKRRKKKERVAGDV